The genomic DNA aaagattgcaagttcgaatccccgagctgacaagctacaaatctgtcgttctgcccctgaacaaggcagttaacccactgttcctaggccgtcattgaaaataagaatttgttcttaagtaacttgcctagttaaataaaggtaaaatacttTCTCGGTCTctagtgtgtgttacctgtcccGCTGCAGCTCCAATACTCCCAGTCCCGTCCACTATGCCGGTGACGGTAGCCAGAGCCTCCTGACTGCCCCTGAGGGCCTCCTGTCGCCCCAGGTCTGCAGAGATGGCTGAGCTGATCATGTTGGACGGCCCTCCTATGAAGAAACCCGTGGTGGCCAGGAGAGCTGCATTCACCACCTGGTCCGGAGGGGAGTCTGAGGGGGGACAACACAGGGTTAATTCACATGTTTTTTTGTGGATTATGTATGAGACAGGAAGGGATATGGTTCTAATTTTCGTTTTTCCCCTATCAAGGGCTCCCCTTGCTGGTCTAGAATTGACATAACACAATAATGAACAATTtcaatttttctctctctctgacctaaaataaaaaaatgggaaTACTATTTCGTAATAAAATTGAATGTTGGCCTGAATAATATAGTGAGATGTTTTGGGCTAGAAAAAGGAGGAAGGCAGATGAAGAAAGGAGTACTCACGGCTGTACCCCACCAGGGCTCCCATAGCCAGCAGCAGACTGACAGCTAACACTGGAGCTCTCTTCCCCATGCAGTCTGAGATCAGGCCCTGGATCGTACcacctgtgagagagagagagagagacagaaagcagAAGATTAATACACAATTTACGGTCCCGTCTTAAGGGCTCTTAAGTCCGTCTGCATCGCGTTCCAAAAATTCAGTCGCACAAATGTACGTGGAACTACGTAGAGAGCGATGCAAACGGACCTCCATCGGCTTGCGTAAGACTACGTAGACCCCTTTAGACAGCATAGATAAACGACTCTGCATAGCTAGCTAGGATGTTACCACATCTAAACCGCAGTCAACAACACCAATGCCAATGTCATTCATATTAACCAGTCAATACAGCTAGTGTTAACTAGGCCTGGCCCGCGACACTCACCTATGATGCCTCCCACGTCGTACCACACAGAGAGCCTGTCGGCCTGGGCCTCCTTCCAGCCAAAGTTCCTGCTCAGGTAGAAGGGCAGCCAGAAGAAGAAGGAGTAGTTGACCAGCTTCAGACAAGCGTACGCCAGGGAATACTGGGGAGAGAGGATGACAGTCACCAGTTACTGAGAGAGTCATCACAGAAAGCCAGAACTAAAATCTTCACATCGTCAGATGCTCCATAATACAATACTTGCTTTATTGGTTAATTTGCACAGGCAAGGTTCTGGGAGGAGAGGTTGAGAGAAAGAGACTAACGCAACTAGCGACGTCTTCAACACCCCCTAAACAAAACTGTCAGCTAAAGAATAGAGACAGAATGGAAACGCTTAAACAGGGACGGGCAGATatcagagaggcagggaggatgATAAGATGATAGAGATATAGAAATAGATAGGGATGTAGACGGGGAGGGGTGAATGAAAGAGGGAGATAACAGGGTGAGTGCGAGAGAGTGAGTGGGTGACAGCCAGCCAGAGTTAGAGGGATcacgagaaagagacagagaaagaaagagggagagagagagacacacagagagctctAGTAATATCCCACTCACTGGCAGCACCCCGGGCAGGCAGAAGGCCTGGCAGAATCCGATGGCTTTGGGTGTTTCCCGCGGCTCCTCATCCCCCTGCTGGATGGTGTAGTACCCTCCGTCACACACCTCCTCCgatccctcctcttccccctcctcttcctcatcctcttcaTCACTCATCAGAGGCCTGTggctgtctgcatctctctccaCTGGACTCAGACCTGTCTCTGACTCCAAACACAGACCTGATGGGACAGAGAAACGACATTCTTCATCAAAAGAGTCACACAGTACATTGTAGCTATATGAGCTTTATATCATATTCcacataccgtaatttccggactataagccgcaacctttttcccacgctttgaggtaggctactgtttactgcaaattttttattttttgttacaagccgtgtttcgttaaagcctatttatttttgttacaagccgtgtttcgttaaagcctgtgtaaagttcatttgtttcaatgtaccggtaggcacctgcggcttatagacatgtgcggcttatttatgttcaaaaaaaaaaagtaaaattcagtgggtgcggcttatattcaggtgcgctcaatagtccggaaattacagtacagtattacAACTTCCTCAcaaattttttaaaatgtttattctattctactgagccatttactttatgttcgtattcttatcttttattagtTCTTATTCTTGTTCCATtttcgagaaggaacctgcaagtaagcatttcattggacggtGAATACCATGCGTATCCTGTACACGCGACTAATAGAAATCGAAACTTGAAGTGAAAGAAAGTACAGTACGATACAACGATAGGGAGacaataccagatcaatgagggAAACTGGGCATGCGTGGACCCAATACTCACCCACTTCTTTAGGGGAGGTGAGCAGACCAAagaacaccaccaccccaccagcaAACTGCAGCACTGAAGTGACCAGGAAGGCATACTGCAGAAACACAGCATAACACCGAGGTGCCTTGTATTGTGAATTGTGCTGTTCATACTCTGTGCTTTCATGTTTTCTTCCCTGGGATCACAGATGGACTATATAGCTAACTATGTAGCAAGGGGTTGAGAGAAAGACAATACCGCATAAATTCACTTTTCTCTAGACAACAATGTAGTGACCTTTTCTTCTAGACTTACTGACTAGACCATACCAGGTATTGTCTATGCAACATGTCCCTTTTTCATCTAGACCTTATAAAAAGGTGAATCCCAGAGCAGATCTGTAATATGAATATCTGTGTGCATCTGCACTCACCTCATATCCGTACTTGAGAACACTGGATGCCAGGAAAGCTCCCAGAATGTTCCCAACAGAGGCACAGGCACTCCACAGGCCAAACACAAAACCTCgcctggagggaggaggagacatACAGCAGTTACATCACTCTAAAGAACATGCACAATACATACAACATACTCAACACAATACTCAATTAGAACCTTCTCTTCTAGAATACAATAGAACCAGGAAGAAATCAGTACATCACTTCCTGTCCATATGATTTCAATCACTTTCTGACCGCACCTCTTCGATGTAAAATAAGATCTTAGATTATTTAAAATAGGGCCTAAGCTACAACATTTGTGAAAATGAGTCTAATCTGAGTTCACGTGTTTTTAGATAATTGGCGTTTAATGCttaaaaattgtatttttttattaaaaacgttaaaaaaaagaaatcatAGAATAGATTGACAACCCCGTTTGTAaacttttaaattatatcaaaCTCAACCGTTTATCTCTATCAGAGATAAAGACATGGACGTCTCATGGTAGGGTGGGGTATTGTTACAGGTTTTGCTTTtttcatttatgttttgaggttggactgtTAGCACGTAGC from Salmo salar chromosome ssa07, Ssal_v3.1, whole genome shotgun sequence includes the following:
- the LOC106609230 gene encoding sugar phosphate exchanger 3 isoform X2; this translates as MSCPCCGFLAQYTHHHLVAFLLTFFSYVLLHASRKTFSNVKVSISAQWTPSVQNASSPAFSPGEENNLFADSDEATLFLGVLDTIFLFSYAVGLYMSGVIGDRMNLRHVLSFGLCGSAIVEFVFGTLTEWLQFYNIYLYCGLWVLNGLLQSAVWPCVVAVMGNWFGKSGRGFVFGLWSACASVGNILGAFLASSVLKYGYEYAFLVTSVLQFAGGVVVFFGLLTSPKEVGLCLESETGLSPVERDADSHRPLMSDEEDEEEEGEEEGSEEVCDGGYYTIQQGDEEPRETPKAIGFCQAFCLPGVLPYSLAYACLKLVNYSFFFWLPFYLSRNFGWKEAQADRLSVWYDVGGIIGGTIQGLISDCMGKRAPVLAVSLLLAMGALVGYSHSPPDQVVNAALLATTGFFIGGPSNMISSAISADLGRQEALRGSQEALATVTGIVDGTGSIGAAAGQYLVSLIESKLGWMCVFYFFIVMTGGSIVFILPLIVTEIRAMWRDRQARTHQL
- the LOC106609230 gene encoding sugar phosphate exchanger 3 isoform X1, which produces MSCPCCGFLAQYTHHHLVAFLLTFFSYVLLHASRKTFSNVKVSISAQWTPSVQNASSPAFSPGETWEENNLFADSDEATLFLGVLDTIFLFSYAVGLYMSGVIGDRMNLRHVLSFGLCGSAIVEFVFGTLTEWLQFYNIYLYCGLWVLNGLLQSAVWPCVVAVMGNWFGKSGRGFVFGLWSACASVGNILGAFLASSVLKYGYEYAFLVTSVLQFAGGVVVFFGLLTSPKEVGLCLESETGLSPVERDADSHRPLMSDEEDEEEEGEEEGSEEVCDGGYYTIQQGDEEPRETPKAIGFCQAFCLPGVLPYSLAYACLKLVNYSFFFWLPFYLSRNFGWKEAQADRLSVWYDVGGIIGGTIQGLISDCMGKRAPVLAVSLLLAMGALVGYSHSPPDQVVNAALLATTGFFIGGPSNMISSAISADLGRQEALRGSQEALATVTGIVDGTGSIGAAAGQYLVSLIESKLGWMCVFYFFIVMTGGSIVFILPLIVTEIRAMWRDRQARTHQL
- the LOC106609230 gene encoding sugar phosphate exchanger 3 isoform X3 encodes the protein MSCPCCGFLAQYTHHHLVAFLLTFFSYVLLHASRKTFSNVKVSISAQWTPSVQNASSPAFSPGENNLFADSDEATLFLGVLDTIFLFSYAVGLYMSGVIGDRMNLRHVLSFGLCGSAIVEFVFGTLTEWLQFYNIYLYCGLWVLNGLLQSAVWPCVVAVMGNWFGKSGRGFVFGLWSACASVGNILGAFLASSVLKYGYEYAFLVTSVLQFAGGVVVFFGLLTSPKEVGLCLESETGLSPVERDADSHRPLMSDEEDEEEEGEEEGSEEVCDGGYYTIQQGDEEPRETPKAIGFCQAFCLPGVLPYSLAYACLKLVNYSFFFWLPFYLSRNFGWKEAQADRLSVWYDVGGIIGGTIQGLISDCMGKRAPVLAVSLLLAMGALVGYSHSPPDQVVNAALLATTGFFIGGPSNMISSAISADLGRQEALRGSQEALATVTGIVDGTGSIGAAAGQYLVSLIESKLGWMCVFYFFIVMTGGSIVFILPLIVTEIRAMWRDRQARTHQL